GGGCTGGCCCGCGCGGCGCAGCAGGTAGGCGGCCAGCGCCAGGGGTGCTCTAGCCGGATGCAGCCGTGGCTGAGCGCCCGCATGGGCTGGGCAAACAGCTGGCGCTGCGGCGTGTCGTGCAGGTACACCGAGTAGGGATTATTAAACCGAAAAACGATGTTGCCTAGCGCGTTATCGCAGCACGTAGCCTGGCGAATGGTGTAGGGAAACTGCCGGGCCGTTACGTGCGCCCAGTTGATATGGGCCGGGTCGAGCAGCTCGCCCCGCTCGTCGTAGAGGGCGTAGTTGTGGCGGCCAGGTAGCCGGGGTCTTTCTGGAGGCGGGCAGCATTTCGCGCACGGCAATGGAGTGGGGCACGTGCCAGTCGGGGCCAGCGTGAAGTAGCGGATAGCGCTGCTCAGGGTAGGGTAGGCGTGGTGGGCTTGCCCACTACCACGCGGTAGCGGCGCAGCACCGAGTCGCGGGCTACCACGTGCAGCTCGTAGGCCGGAATGTTAATCAGCAAATAGTCAGCTGACTGCGTCACCATTTCCCAGCGCCAGCGCTCCAGATTGAGGGCGGCCAGCTCGTAGCGCGCCTGGTGCTGCCGGGCCGAATCGGGGACGAAGGCCAGGCTAGCCAGCGCGCCAGTGCCTG
The genomic region above belongs to Hymenobacter sp. BRD128 and contains:
- a CDS encoding L,D-transpeptidase family protein, translated to MSSAIRYFTLAPTGTCPTPLPCAKCCPPPERPRLPGRHNYALYDERGELLDPAHINWAHVTARQFPYTIRQATCCDNALGNIVFRFNNPYSVYLHDTPQRQLFAQPMRALSHGCIRLEHPWRWPPTCCAARASP